From the Prunus dulcis chromosome 4, ALMONDv2, whole genome shotgun sequence genome, one window contains:
- the LOC117625182 gene encoding protein PHLOEM PROTEIN 2-LIKE A1-like, producing MGGRSSRRRRTPSPPPPPPPPPPPPPPPPLRPPPPPPPPPPPPPPPPPPPRPPPPPPPPPPPPPPPPPPLPHNHEAILRDADSPINKSSVENLLEQLRAGIILNQKRKKYWVDKKSNNCFMVYARDLSISWAEDDRNWLWPSLQETSGVFIDAAEMINECWLEVHGQFETTKLSPGTLYEVAFVVKLKASADGWDVPVNVSLTLPDGSKQWHEVKLKEIPREQWKEILVGEFRASPEIPGDMEFSMYEYDSGKWNRGLVIKGVIIRPKN from the exons ATGGGCGGTCGGTCCTCAAGACGACGGAGGACTCCttccccaccaccacctcctccccCACCACCTCCGCCTCCTCCTCCCCCACCGCTGCGGCCTCCTCCCCCAccgcctcctcctccaccGCCGCCGCCGCCTCCCCCGCCTCCTCCCCGGCCGCCGCCaccgccgccgccgccaccGCCGcctcctccccctcccccaCCGCCGCTTCCACACAACCATGAAGCTATTTTGAGAGATGCTGACTCACCCATCAACAAATCCTCAGTGGAAAACCTTCTTGAACAGCTCCGTGCTGGAATAATCTTAAACCAAAAGAGAAAG AAGTATTGGGTTGACAAGAAGTCCAACAACTGCTTTATGGTGTATGCAAGGGATCTCTCGATCTCTTGGGCTGAAGATGATCGTAACTGGCTCTGGCCCTCCCTGCAAGAAACCAG TGGTGTCTTCATTGATGCTGCTGAAATGATTAATGAATGTTGGCTAGAAGTGCATGGACAATTTGAGACTACAAAGCTGTCACCAGGAACTCTGTATGAAGTTGCGTTTGTGGTCAAGCTGAAAGCTTCAGCTGATGGATGGGATGTTCCAGTGAATGTCAGTCTCACTCTTCCAGATGGTAGCAAACAATGGCATGAAGTTAAGTTGAAGGAAATCCCAAGAGAGCAATGGAAAGAGATTTTGGTTGGCGAGTTTAGAGCATCACCCGAAATACCTGGTGACATGGAGTTTTCGATGTATGAATATGATAGTGGGAAATGGAATAGAGGACTTGTTATCAAGGGTGTTATCATTCGGCCTAAAAATTAA